A part of Tiliqua scincoides isolate rTilSci1 chromosome 13, rTilSci1.hap2, whole genome shotgun sequence genomic DNA contains:
- the VASN gene encoding vasorin produces the protein MRPSALWALLLLPAGVLAQGCPADCQCNQPRTVFCISRRSHTVPHGLPPDTASLYIFENGIRALSEDSFVEVPALQLLDLSQNQLSSLPRNVFQSLPSLCNLDLSSNQLHEISNETFHGLHLLERLYLDHNRIQHIHPAAFSSLENLLELKLQDNQLHVVPPLSLPTLLLLDISRNRVTALEPGTFHAPNLESLKMAGLGLGRLDEELLHSLQNLHELDISGNLLARVPRVLRQLRGLTKLSLAGNGQISQLQPEDFQELHSLQELDISKLSLHSLPRDFFGSFSRLKVITAAENPFNCVCQLSWLVHWLSTSKVSLRRSEETRCHFPPKNAGRLLQHLEYADFGCPTTTTLKATSPKLATSAPSSRHVPPTPSAAGSTPGEGSSTATPSTVLEGDPSPETRLCPPHTCLNGGACQLDTSNHLECVCPPGFSGLYCETKVWATTPPAATQAPTHPTRVAIKHVGGTSLKVDLQNYVQSKTQLKGIRLTYRNLSGPDKRPVTLSLPASLAEYTVRALKPNSSYHICIGPLGDRGQEEDLCVEAHTLQLTQQQQHAPVTQGRDPNLALVVVPAMAAVLLLVAAVAAVSYYARRRRQGKTPATPVVGSGPLELEGVKACLENGDLAGHGQRLPEKTVMPHGLEYEVPLMQPQYTSAATPRALRPSYF, from the coding sequence ATGAGGCCTTCCGCGCTctgggcactgctgctcctccctgCAGGAGTCCTGGCCCAGGGGTGCCCTGCCGACTGCCAGTGCAACCAGCCCCGGACGGTTTTCTGCATTTCTCGGAGAAGCCACACAGTCCCCCACGGGCTGCCACCAGACACCGCCAGCCTCTACATCTTCGAAAATGGCATTCGCGCCCTGAGCGAGGACAGTTTCGTGGAGGTGCCTGCCCTTCAGCTCCTGGACCTCTCCCAGAACCAGCTCTCCAGCCTCCCCAGGAACGTCTTCCAGTCCCTACCAAGCCTCTGCAACCTTGACCTGTCTTCCAATCAGCTGCATGAGATCAGCAACGAGACCTTCCATGGGCTGCACCTGCTGGAGCGCCTCTACCTGGATCACAACCGGATCCAGCACATCCACCCAGCGGCCTTCAGCTCCCTGGAGAACCTGCTGGAGCTGAAGCTGCAGGACAACCAGCTGCACGTGGTGCCCCCGCTCAGCCTGCCGACGCTCCTTCTCCTGGACATCAGCCGCAACCGGGTCACAGCCCTGGAGCCCGGCACTTTCCACGCCCCCAACCTGGAGTCACTCAAAATGGCAGGGCTCGGCCTGGGCCGCCTGGATGAGGAGCTCCTGCACAGCCTGCAGAACCTGCATGAGCTGGACATCTCGGGCAACCTGCTAGCCAGAGTGCCAAGAGTCCTGAGGCAGCTGCGTGGCCTGACCAAGCTCAGCTTGGCGGGGAACGGCCAGATCTCCCAGCTGCAGCCGGAGGACTTCCAAGAGCTGCACAGCCTGCAGGAGCTGGATATCAGCAAGCTGAGCCTCCACAGCCTGCCCAGGGACTTCTTTGGCTCCTTCTCCAGGCTCAAGGTCATCACGGCGGCAGAGAACCCCTTCAACTGCGTCTGCCAGCTGAGCTGGCTGGTCCACTGGCTGAGCACCAGCAAGGTCTCGCTCcggaggtctgaggagacccgttgccactttccccccaaGAACGCCGGCAGGCTGCTCCAGCACCTGGAATACGCCGATTTTGGGTGCCCGACCACCACCACCTTGAAAGCCACCAGCCCTAAACTTGCCACGTCTGCCCCCAGCAGTAGGCACGTCCCTCCGACGCCCAGCGCAGCTGGCTCCACCCCTGGGGAGGGCAGCTCCACCGCCACGCCGTCCACCGTTCTGGAGGGCGACCCCAGTCCAGAGACACGCCTCTGCCCTCCACACACCTGCCTGAATGGTGGGGCGTGCCAGCTGGACACCAGCAACCACCTGGAGTGCGTCTGCCCACCTGGTTTCTCTGGGTTATATTGCGAAACCAAGGTCTGGGCCACAACCCCACCAGCGGCCACTCAGGCACCGACCCACCCCACACGGGTCGCCATAAAGCACGTGGGAGGCACCTCTCTGAAAGTGGATTTACAGAATTATGTCCAGTCCAAGACGCAGCTGAAAGGGATCCGCCTGACCTACCGGAACCTCTCCGGGCCAGACAAGCGCCCCGTCACCCTCAGCCTGCCGGCCTCGCTGGCCGAGTACACCGTGCGGGCCCTGAAGCCCAACTCCTCCTACCACATCTGCATCGGGCCTCTGGGGGACAGAGGCCAAGAGGAGGACCTGTGCGTGGAGGCCCACACCCTGCAGctcacgcagcagcagcagcacgccCCCGTCACCCAGGGGAGGGACCCCAACCTGGCCCTCGTGGTGGTGCCCGCCATGGCTGCTGTGCTCCTTCtggtggcggctgtggctgccGTCTCATACTatgcgcggcggcggcggcagggcaAGACACCAGCCACCCCTGTGGTAGGCTCCGGTCCACTGGAGCTGGAAGGGGTGAAGGCCTGCCTTGAGAATGGAGACCTAGCCGGACACGGGCAGAGACTGCCGGAGAAAACAGTGATGCCCCACGGCTTGGAGTATGAGGTGCCCCTCATGCAGCCCCAGTACACAAGTGCCGCTACGCCCAGGGCCCTGAGACCTTCCTACTTCTAG